aatcttgttgatcgttaaaATAGCATGCGTTTCCTGTAAAGATAACAATCAAAACAACCCACCTGTCATGTAAAACATGcgagatcagcatctctttctagttgaagtttgtcgcgaagctgcttccgcatttgtccagacactgttgtcatgtgacttCTACGTCagcaaagggtaactaacgtcattgacaggcgactgctctactccgtgtcactgtttagaatgggaattttctcatgatttacaagtagttgaaaacattagagatattgttagtaatcagctggacaaaatatataacactagcctagtggttttgggatattttaatgcaaatatcttacaaattgtacctttaactcTGTGAGTTTTGTCATTTGTATCGGttatctgttttttgtttctttctctctagCGGTGGCTGCAGACCCCGTGGACAGTCCACTGTTCCTGCCTTACAAGGCCCTGCTTTCCACGGTGAGGAGTATGGTGTTCAGTGAAAGAGAGGCCCAGCAGCTCATTGAGGTTCTGTCTGATAAGGCTGGCATTATTCAGGAGACATGGCACAAGGTATGGCCAACTTCCTAAAATCATATAatcttgttttatatttttaaatgagtaaTCTTTCATTTTCTGTCACTGTATTTAAACTCAACCAAGAGGTTTGACTAAACAGAGTTTTATGTATGTTTATAGGCCACACAGAAGGGTGATCCAGTAGTTGTGCTGAAGAAACAGCTGGAAGAACGAGACAAGCAGCTGGCAGCTGAGCAGGAGGACTCAGCAGCTGTTAAAAGCCGACTGAGGGATTTGACTAAAGTGAGGCTTGAAACACTCATGCCAGTCTAAAAAATAATCACATACAAATTAGGAAAAGTTTGATATGTGCACATGCATTAAGCCTTAAATGGACTCTATTGGAGGAAAACTGGCTAGTTTCTTGATTAAATATTTAGCTTTGGTCTGATGGTGATAATGCCAAAGTTTAAacctacactaccattcaaaagattggggttggtaatgttgaaaacaataaTTACCTTTGACCAGTTAATGAGTCCTAATTGATTATAAAGtaatcatttctttaaaattttgAATGCTTGTCAATGTTTTTACCAGCTATACACAACCCTTGAACTAGAAGCCCCAAGTATTGTGATGGCCTGTTTTCACGCCAGATCATGACCAGCGTATGATTTATGTTTGTTGTGTAGGAGCTCTCTGTGGAGAAGTCAAAGGTGGCATCTGTAGAGACCAGGCTGAGCTCTCAGCTGAGTAAACGAGAGCAGGACATCATCGCCCTGCAAGCACGCATGCAGGCCAGTTATCAAGACCACCTTGCGGACACTCAGCAACTTAATGCCAAAGTGAGATTCTCTGCTGTACACCTGCATGGTAGCAAGACTCTCTAAAAAGTCACGTGATTACAAGGACATctagtaaaatatttgtttaataagacagaaaaaaaagaagaaaaaaagataaatctcAAATGATGAGATGACCAAAcaatttttcttctaaaatatgcatttatttgttacacaTTGTAACATAGATGGAAGTTTTCTCATTAACGTTAGATATAAGTGAATGCATTAAATTTAACGGGATTAGATGCTTTTGATTAATCATATTAGTGAGCTTTGGCAGCCCTGATATTTACGTGATGTGCTTAAGCCCTTTTTGCTCCTCCTTAGATCTTGGCTCTCCAGGACCAGCTGGAGAAAGGCCCTAATGCTCAGCTGGCCCGACTACAGCAGGAGAACTCTATCCTCAGAGATGCGCTCAATCAAGCCACCAGTCAGACGGAGAGCAAGTACGAACCTACAGCTCCTGCCAAACCCAATAATGGCTTGCTTTCTTAATTCATCTGTTTCACAATAGTGACAGACATTAAAACAAATCTGTCTTTCATATTTCTTTCATTAGTGTAAAAAAATTGTTGCaaataatgtttcatgttgattttttttttttttttttgaccgatTAGACAAAATGCTGAATTGGCCAAACTGCGCCAGGACTGCATTCGACTGAATAAGGAGCTGGTGGAGAAGAACGAGACCTTGCAGGCTGACGAACAGCTCAGGAAAAATCTGGAATCCAGAGCTGCCATGGCTGAGAAACAACTGACCCAGCTGCAGGTCAGATACTCGCCCTTCTTTGCACCACAGAGGCCAATCATTCTGTGGTTTAGTTTGTGGACTTGTTGTTAGTTTTGTGATGCCTCTTATGAAAGTCCCAAATGACACACTAATTCTCATCAAACCTGTCCCAGCATGAGCACCAGCCTCATTAGAGCTTTCTTCTGCCCCTCGCTGGGCTGTTTTAGAGAAACTTAGTTTCTTGTGTATTTAAGAAGCTTGTTTAAGCTTGCTGGTAAAGCTGAGGCTTAGCAACTTAGATTGCATTTAAGGTACAcattttgtcagttcttgctttcTCTAGGTATTGAAcctatgaccttggtgttgcttgCGCTATACTCTACTGTTTGAGATATTACCTGTTTGGCTCATAGAGACTCTGAATTTAGTGACATTGTGCGACCAAATCTGAACTGTTTTCATGCTTTGTCCCCTGCAGGCGAACTGTGTGAGCAGTGAACAGGCCCTGCAGAAGCGTCTGGAGGAAGTGAGTGAGGAGCTCAGACAGACCCAGAGCAGCAGAAACAGCCTTCAGACACAGCTTGAACAAGCTCAGAAAGACGCCACTGCTCTAGCAGGTCAGCACCCACTTGGTTCTTTAGCAAGGATGTACTCTGTAGAACCACAAGATTCAgtctgttttaaaaacatttctttataaatgaaaaagatGATTAGATCTGAGCTGCAAATCGTGCAAGGTGTAATGCTTCCAGTATCCACAATGTGTCCTTCAACAAAACATTTAACGTCAGGCAGGTCCGGCTCCAGAATCAAATCACTGAGGGTGCTTTTTTGTGGAGTATATGTTGCTTTAGACAAAAGCATCAGTGAAGTTATTAACTAGTCTTTGAAAAAAATGAGTCCGCTTCGTCACTGCATTGTTTCAGAGGCTCAAGCTCGTGTGGCCAGTATGGAGGCGGAAATGAAAGAGCAGACCAGACAGTTGGAGAGTCTGCAGAGCCATCTGAAACTGCTGGAGGCGAGCCAGAACAAAGAACAGAACCACAATTCAGAGGTGACATACTTTCTGAGATGTGTCAAATTGAATAAATGGGTCAAAGTttgttaaacattatgtaaattatGGTTGTGACTGTGAGGTAATTTGCATGTGTAATATTTACAGGCTTTGATGGCTGAACTGGAGCAAGCAAAGTCTAGGTAAGATAAAAGGCCATATTTGCTTGAGACGCAAAAAATTGTGCAAGTTGttaagacttgttttcagatggtgatgaaatgttttttttctccagtgacactttttttttttttttgcattagtcaTATCATTTTTGTacagtttaacaaaaaaatgCATCAATAAATTTGAACATGAATACACATTGTTTGCTTAATCTCAAGCCTGAAGGAGAAAGAAGAGGAACTGATCCAACTCAAGAACATCAGCGCCAATCAGGTGAAGCCGAACATACTGCATTTTagacattttcagcacattttagtATTTCATTTGCAACTTCGGCTTTTAATATGTGAAGCAGGTGATTTGTTGTGCCACCTTATTTGAACCAATCACATGTCCTCTTCAGGTGGATAACACAACAAAGGTGCAGCAGTTGCAGCACAGGTACTATAGTGATGTTTTCTGATGCTTCATTAATACATTTAAGTAGTGTATTTGAATGATTCAAAATTTTATTTGATCCTTTCCTTTGAATTGTAGCATTAAGGAAAAGGAAGACCAAATAGCAACTCTTCAGGGAGAGCTCCAACAGCTTAAAGAAAAAAGCTCAGACCTCACCGGAGTAAGTTTAACATATGCAAACcctcacactacaaacaataattcaGTTTAGACTTAACCGTTAatcctatttttttattaacatgattcCTAGCCTGAAAACACAGAAATGCTGGAACAGCTTCAAAACAGGTATGTGATGCAAACAACAGCTTCAAATTCACGTGTTTTTCTCATTCTCTTATTAAGATTTAATGCCATATGTTCTCTTCTTCCTGTTCCCGTAGTTTAAAAGAAAGAGAGTCTCAGGTGGCTCTGTTTGAAGAAGAGATGAAGCAGTGTAAAGAACAGTATGACACTAAAGTAAGTGAGACTGTTATTCTCTTAGTACATCTGacttttaaagctgaagtgtatAAATGTTAGTTTGAAACAACTCCCCATTTTCTAATAATGCACTCTTGATTTACAGCTGGCAGAGAGCACAACTAAGCTGGAGTCACTACATAAAAGGTACATATTCAGTCCTACTGAAGGCCACTGCATGTTTATGCTCCTGTCAGCCACCCACATTAACACCATTCTGTGAGAAATCTTCCTTCACAAAGCCAAGTGGTTTTTCTAATGTGTTTCAGTGTCACTGAAAAAGAGAGCCTGGTGACATCACTACAACAGGACGTGCAGCAGCTCAAGGAACTAAATCAGTCACAAGGCAAGAGCTGCGTAAGTAGCCAACTGAGACAACCATGGACGTGCTTGTCATTCTTGTACACAGTGATTCATAAAACATGCGTAGGCACACATTTTTATCTCATGTCAGCTGGGTATATGTACAAAGCTGCTTGTTGAAgtgtttttccatttttatttcaggACTTTTAAAGAACTGTAGATAGgtttttctgtaaaaatatatgtaaatggaTATGGTCATCATTTTACTCAACagtttttagttttaaagaaACCTCAAGTAATTTATGTTTCATGTTAATCCACTATTTCTTCCAGTGTctcaaatctttttattttttgaatttctGTGCTTAGATTTGCTTATTTGTTGGTTTTAGAGGTGTTAATGTGAATATTGTGTTCAGTTGTCACTGAGCATTTAATGTCATTACAGGAAGGTTTGGAGGACATGCTGAAATCTGTCCAAGCGGAGTCCAGAGAAGTTCTTCATTCTCTTTTCCCACACATCAACATAGAGACGACGCAGGTGTCTAGGATTTCAGTTTTCTTGTGGTTTCATTTCTCAGTTTTGTTTTTGGATCCACGTGTAATATTGGTTTTGGAAAAGCAAAGACACGTAACATCAGTCCCTCTATACATACAGTATCATTCAAGAGTttattcaccaaggctgcatttaaatgGTAGCATACATAATCCACTGTGAATGCTAGCTAATCCTGAGTCTCTCATTCTTTTTCTTCAGACCAGTTGGCTTCAAGACTTTGCTGTGAAAGCACAAGAGGTGTTAAATAGAAAGCAACAGAGCCAAGAATCCCAGCAAAGCACAGAGATGGTGGTAAGTGTGCTGTGGTTTGTGGCCTTGTGCCATTATCATCTTAACGTGGCTCTTTGTTGCCCCCTACTGGGGATGAAAGGCATATTTGTGGTAACTacaatgctgtttttattattaggaGATAATGGGGAAACTACAGGCAGCCCAAGAGAGTCAGTCCACATTACAGTCTGAGTGTGAACAGTACAGGAGCGTACTGGCTGAGACGGTCAGATTATACACCAAGCATCTGTGTCAACAAAGCCTTAATGGGAATGAGATCAAGAATGTGATTTGTTTCCTGATGTTCTTTAGGAGGGGATGCTGAAAACACTTCAAAAGAGTgtagaggaggaggagagagtgtGGAAGACCCAGATAATGGAGTCAGAGGAGAAACTGAGAATGGTAGGTTTATTCACTGTACAATAATAATGAAGaagctttattctttttttctttgatttaatAGAAAATAGACATTTTGGTTATGATTTTGGTATCCAAGTGTTATGGAACATGTTCATAATATTTCAGGGAGAGTTTGGTGGCTCATTCCTCCTCCAAGTGAATGTGAACGTTTCAGtgtgttattttaagttttcaatctGTCGTTTTATGTAGGAACTCAAAAAGGTGCAGGAATTAGAAGAGACAACAGAGAGCTTGAGAGAGGAGAACCAGAGAACCCAGCAGGTACAGATTTCACCTGTGGAAATGAGTTTTTGTACAGTAGGACACTATAGGAATaccctcacactctctctcttcctcccccATTTTCCCTCCCTCCCTCATTAAGATCAGCTCCAACAAACTGTTCCTTTTATACACTTACTTTCACAAAGCAATGAGAAGCATTATACATGGATGTGCATACGGTTGCTGAGCTTTAATAAGAATAAAAccgtatattaaaagctaacaaaggcagtagcatttacaaacaaccgtgtatctaaaagtatgagacaacagcAAAGAAACATACCATTAAGAGCCGTTCTTGCACAGGTTCAGCGCGATCCTCTTCATTAATATTCTCTGTGTCTCAATCAGGCTCAAATTAATAAGCAATATAGAGAGTGTCtgtttacaatacaaccggaGCACATTCTGAGCTTGAGGGCCGGGATGTTCAGATGCGCTCGAGGCAGTCTAAGCGAAACACCCTGagagccagctgaccaatctcCGCCCATcatgtatttctgagggaggggtttCATAATAACGGGAAATAAATCTAGGTGTTTGTCAGAGAAGGGATAGAttggtgtggaataaaggtaaattacgtgaaaaatactgtgtttttaaaaaaatgaagcatGAAAACGTTACACTacccccataaacacaatcaagaaaaaaaaaacagtaaaccacCTCTTTAAACATGCATCACTTCGTCAGACAGGTTCTATTTAAATGATTTCTTGATTTAACCGGTCTGACAGTAATCAGACCTGGGTGTGGCTAGTGACATTCAACTTCGCTTTCTAAAATAATCTGCTTGATCACAGTTCTTCATGAATGAAGTcataatttaaaaactgcattttgtattaccttgcattatctttgtgtaatatacaattagtttgatgatctgaatcttttaagtgtggcaaatatgcaaaaaatatgcTTTCACCAGAAATTGTCATTTAGTCTTATGTAACAATCCATTTTTCCCCCTGTGCAGCTGGAGGAGAAAGTGATGTTGCTCGAGGCCCAATTGAAGAAACCGCTCCAGTCAGTGTCCACTGACACCCAGAGTCATTCAGAAGAGATAACACATGTGAGCGCACACTCCTGCCTAAATGCTTAGTCTGTAAAACACAATATGAGATACAGAAACCAAGCCATATTAGTCAGTCAttcagtgcattttattttttcacttttttaatagcAGTTTTGCCCTTGTTGAAGAGGTTGTTTAACGTCTGACGTGGTTGTGAAAAGATCTTGAGATCTAGTTCTGCTCTGCCAGTTAACagttaaatttatttgttttcagttgAAGCAAGTTTTAGCAGATTCTGAAAGACAGCTGAGTGCGGCCCAGAAGGAGATACAGACGCAGAGGGAGGAGCTTTCGCAGGTTGGTCTCTCTTGCAGTCCAAAGTATTTGCTACAGGTTTACACCTACTATTCTTTGTTTACCCACAATCATATGCCAAACAGGAGATTATGCCAAGGAAAATAAACAAAGTTGGTTTTGTTGAGTGACCGCTTTTATTTCCAGATCAGGCAGCAACTGGGTGACGTGACAAAGCGAGCTCAGGGAGTGGCTGAGAACGGGCAGCCTGAGGCGGAGGAGTGTCAGGTTAGGGTGCGACACAGAAAAGCACCCTGCACCTCACTTGGCAGTTTTCGATAGAGTTTTCCGTACTAACTATGGCTATATCTCAAAACCTATCAAGTCTTCCAAAAATTGTTGACTTGAATACTGCTTACTTTGTTGAATTAGGAGACACAGTTGCCGAATAGTAAAgttaattcaaatgtattttaatagttCATTTCATTCTACACATTGAGATGACTTTACCCTATGCAAGAGACTATATTTATGTGCCATATGTTATTCTCCCTATCCAGTACTGCCAATGAGGGGATTTTTTTTAACACCTAATTTTAACCACTCATATTTCAGCGTTTTCTTTTCAGCAGCTTCTGTTAACCCAGGCACCTGTTTTCATCTCTGAATATC
This window of the Carassius gibelio isolate Cgi1373 ecotype wild population from Czech Republic chromosome B13, carGib1.2-hapl.c, whole genome shotgun sequence genome carries:
- the rrbp1a gene encoding ribosome-binding protein 1a isoform X1, producing MDIYDPQTLGIVVFGGFMVFSAIGIALVSTFSMKETSYEEAIAKQRKEQGKTLSSQRSDKKKKDKTAEKKTRAKKKEDKPNGKLLESEATPEVAEVPAEPSPSTPSFPEQVSTPVPKQEAPIQKFPQPTPSQKPTPPAPAQKSASTVPTQKTTPPATAQKSAAPIQKSTPAPPAQKSSPTPSAQKSESPPPTQKSSPAPAQKSAQAAPTQKSASPAPDQKATPLASAQKSAPTVPAQKSAQTQKSAPTAPTQKSSQPTPSQKVAPTAPTQNASQPTPSQKAAPTAPTQKPSQPAPSQKAAPTAPTQKPSQPAPSQKAAPTAPTQKPSQPAPSQKAAPTAPTQKPSQPAPSQKAAPSAPTQKSSQPAQTQKAAPTAPTQKSSQPAQTQNDVLTAPTKKSSQPAQTQNDVLTAPTKKSSQPAPPQRSASNAPTQKAVSSAPAQKDTSPAPVLKSSRPDRKPSPPATAPSQKASAGPTPPASHPALEDAPPVPVPKEKRKKKAKAESVSAEIQPKSVAPLETVTKKVPVMAVPPVGTPKAVSATAVPSKAEESKQDAPAKKKGGSKKKSEPAVAADPVDSPLFLPYKALLSTVRSMVFSEREAQQLIEVLSDKAGIIQETWHKATQKGDPVVVLKKQLEERDKQLAAEQEDSAAVKSRLRDLTKELSVEKSKVASVETRLSSQLSKREQDIIALQARMQASYQDHLADTQQLNAKILALQDQLEKGPNAQLARLQQENSILRDALNQATSQTESKQNAELAKLRQDCIRLNKELVEKNETLQADEQLRKNLESRAAMAEKQLTQLQANCVSSEQALQKRLEEVSEELRQTQSSRNSLQTQLEQAQKDATALAEAQARVASMEAEMKEQTRQLESLQSHLKLLEASQNKEQNHNSEALMAELEQAKSSLKEKEEELIQLKNISANQVDNTTKVQQLQHSIKEKEDQIATLQGELQQLKEKSSDLTGPENTEMLEQLQNSLKERESQVALFEEEMKQCKEQYDTKLAESTTKLESLHKSVTEKESLVTSLQQDVQQLKELNQSQGKSCEGLEDMLKSVQAESREVLHSLFPHINIETTQTSWLQDFAVKAQEVLNRKQQSQESQQSTEMVEIMGKLQAAQESQSTLQSECEQYRSVLAETEGMLKTLQKSVEEEERVWKTQIMESEEKLRMELKKVQELEETTESLREENQRTQQLEEKVMLLEAQLKKPLQSVSTDTQSHSEEITHLKQVLADSERQLSAAQKEIQTQREELSQIRQQLGDVTKRAQGVAENGQPEAEECQVQAQLEQTLEKLQGEQALTQQLSAEVEQAQEALKSHLEQMKVAEESASMEDVVQLKECLEKERKMTKDLGKAATKLQQLLRNSQDQLSKEKEKVRTLQDQLQDKEGDGELKQGTSV
- the rrbp1a gene encoding ribosome-binding protein 1a isoform X2 yields the protein MDIYDPQTLGIVVFGGFMVFSAIGIALVSTFSMKETSYEEAIAKQRKEQGKTLSSQRSDKKKKDKTAEKKTRAKKKEDKPNGKLLESEATPEVAEVPAEPSPSTPSFPEQVSTPVPKQEAPIQKFPQPTPSQKPTPPAPAQKSASTVPTQKTTPPATAQKSAAPIQKSTPAPPAQKSSPTPSAQKSESPPPTQKSSPAPAQKSAQAAPTQKSASPAPDQKATPLASAQKSAPTVPAQKSAQTQKSAPTAPTQKSSQPTPSQKVAPTAPTQNASQPAPSQKAAPTAPTQKPSQPAPSQKAAPTAPTQKPSQPAPSQKAAPTAPTQKPSQPAPSQKAAPSAPTQKSSQPAQTQKAAPTAPTQKSSQPAQTQNDVLTAPTKKSSQPAQTQNDVLTAPTKKSSQPAPPQRSASNAPTQKAVSSAPAQKDTSPAPVLKSSRPDRKPSPPATAPSQKASAGPTPPASHPALEDAPPVPVPKEKRKKKAKAESVSAEIQPKSVAPLETVTKKVPVMAVPPVGTPKAVSATAVPSKAEESKQDAPAKKKGGSKKKSEPAVAADPVDSPLFLPYKALLSTVRSMVFSEREAQQLIEVLSDKAGIIQETWHKATQKGDPVVVLKKQLEERDKQLAAEQEDSAAVKSRLRDLTKELSVEKSKVASVETRLSSQLSKREQDIIALQARMQASYQDHLADTQQLNAKILALQDQLEKGPNAQLARLQQENSILRDALNQATSQTESKQNAELAKLRQDCIRLNKELVEKNETLQADEQLRKNLESRAAMAEKQLTQLQANCVSSEQALQKRLEEVSEELRQTQSSRNSLQTQLEQAQKDATALAEAQARVASMEAEMKEQTRQLESLQSHLKLLEASQNKEQNHNSEALMAELEQAKSSLKEKEEELIQLKNISANQVDNTTKVQQLQHSIKEKEDQIATLQGELQQLKEKSSDLTGPENTEMLEQLQNSLKERESQVALFEEEMKQCKEQYDTKLAESTTKLESLHKSVTEKESLVTSLQQDVQQLKELNQSQGKSCEGLEDMLKSVQAESREVLHSLFPHINIETTQTSWLQDFAVKAQEVLNRKQQSQESQQSTEMVEIMGKLQAAQESQSTLQSECEQYRSVLAETEGMLKTLQKSVEEEERVWKTQIMESEEKLRMELKKVQELEETTESLREENQRTQQLEEKVMLLEAQLKKPLQSVSTDTQSHSEEITHLKQVLADSERQLSAAQKEIQTQREELSQIRQQLGDVTKRAQGVAENGQPEAEECQVQAQLEQTLEKLQGEQALTQQLSAEVEQAQEALKSHLEQMKVAEESASMEDVVQLKECLEKERKMTKDLGKAATKLQQLLRNSQDQLSKEKEKVRTLQDQLQDKEGDGELKQGTSV
- the rrbp1a gene encoding ribosome-binding protein 1a isoform X4, with the translated sequence MDIYDPQTLGIVVFGGFMVFSAIGIALVSTFSMKETSYEEAIAKQRKEQGKTLSSQRSDKKKKDKTAEKKTRAKKKEDKPNGKLLESEATPEVAEVPAEPSPSTPSFPEQVSTPVPKQEAPIQKFPQPTPSQKPTPPAPAQKSASTVPTQKTTPPATAQKSAAPIQKSTPAPPAQKSSPTPSAQKSESPPPTQKSSPAPAQKSAQAAPTQKSASPAPDQKATPLASAQKSAPTVPAQKSAQTQKSAPTAPTQKSSQPTPSQKAAPTAPTQKPSQPAPSQKAAPTAPTQKPSQPAPSQKAAPTAPTQKPSQPAPSQKAAPSAPTQKSSQPAQTQKAAPTAPTQKSSQPAQTQNDVLTAPTKKSSQPAQTQNDVLTAPTKKSSQPAPPQRSASNAPTQKAVSSAPAQKDTSPAPVLKSSRPDRKPSPPATAPSQKASAGPTPPASHPALEDAPPVPVPKEKRKKKAKAESVSAEIQPKSVAPLETVTKKVPVMAVPPVGTPKAVSATAVPSKAEESKQDAPAKKKGGSKKKSEPAVAADPVDSPLFLPYKALLSTVRSMVFSEREAQQLIEVLSDKAGIIQETWHKATQKGDPVVVLKKQLEERDKQLAAEQEDSAAVKSRLRDLTKELSVEKSKVASVETRLSSQLSKREQDIIALQARMQASYQDHLADTQQLNAKILALQDQLEKGPNAQLARLQQENSILRDALNQATSQTESKQNAELAKLRQDCIRLNKELVEKNETLQADEQLRKNLESRAAMAEKQLTQLQANCVSSEQALQKRLEEVSEELRQTQSSRNSLQTQLEQAQKDATALAEAQARVASMEAEMKEQTRQLESLQSHLKLLEASQNKEQNHNSEALMAELEQAKSSLKEKEEELIQLKNISANQVDNTTKVQQLQHSIKEKEDQIATLQGELQQLKEKSSDLTGPENTEMLEQLQNSLKERESQVALFEEEMKQCKEQYDTKLAESTTKLESLHKSVTEKESLVTSLQQDVQQLKELNQSQGKSCEGLEDMLKSVQAESREVLHSLFPHINIETTQTSWLQDFAVKAQEVLNRKQQSQESQQSTEMVEIMGKLQAAQESQSTLQSECEQYRSVLAETEGMLKTLQKSVEEEERVWKTQIMESEEKLRMELKKVQELEETTESLREENQRTQQLEEKVMLLEAQLKKPLQSVSTDTQSHSEEITHLKQVLADSERQLSAAQKEIQTQREELSQIRQQLGDVTKRAQGVAENGQPEAEECQVQAQLEQTLEKLQGEQALTQQLSAEVEQAQEALKSHLEQMKVAEESASMEDVVQLKECLEKERKMTKDLGKAATKLQQLLRNSQDQLSKEKEKVRTLQDQLQDKEGDGELKQGTSV